CGGGCGGCCGCGCTGGGGCTGCGCCGGCTGGCCCCGACCGTCCTGGCCACCCGGTCGGACCCGGCCGCGCTCCTGGAGGGCCTGCGCGCGATGGGCTACGCGCCCGCCGCCGAGTCCGCCGAGGGCGATGTGCTCATCGCCCGGGCCCACTCCCACCGCACCCCGCCGCGGACCGCGCCCGAACCGGTGCCGGACGGCCCGCCGGCGCCCGACGCCACCCTGCTGGGGGCCGCGATCCGCGCGATCCGGGCCGGTGACCTGGCCGCGACCGCGCCGCGCAAGCCCTCGGGCGACCGGCCGGCCGGCGGCGAGCTGCCCCGCACCTCCTCCGCCGAGACCCTGGCCACCATGCAGGCCGCCGTCCTGACCGGCGAGTCGGTGTGGATCGGCTACGTCAACGCGGAGGGCAGCGCCAGCCAGCGCGTCATCGCCCCGATCCGGGTCGAGGGCGGCTTCGTGACGGCGTACGACCACACGGCCGACGAGGTGCGGACGTACCCCCTGCACCGGGTCACGGGGGTCGCCGAGCTGGCCGAGGACTAGGGCCTGCCCAGCGGGCCCGCACCAGCGGGCCGGGGACGGCCGAGGACCGGTGGGACGACCGGGCCGACCGGCCGGGACGGCCCCGGGTCAGCAGTCGGCGACCGGGGCGTCCGGGGGCAGGTGGAAGTGGGCGCGGGCGGCCTTCTCCAGAACGTCGGACGGCACCACGTCGCCGGGGCCGGGCTCGGACAGGGGGCCGAAGTGGCTCGCCACCCAGGCCCCGCCGCCCTCGCCGTCGGGCGCCTCCTCCCGCGACACCACCCGGAAACCGCCGGGCGCGGCCGCGTCCCGCTCGAGGCGCACCACCTGCGGAACCTCGTCTCCGCTGCACTCCACCAGGGTTCCGCGGCGCACCCCGTACTCCGCGCACCGCGTGGTCACCCCGGCCCGTACGACGCCGTCCCGCTCGTCGAGGTCCCGCGGCTCGGCCCCGCAGAACCACCGCGCGCGCAGCGCGGGCACCGTCTCCCCGTACCCGCTGCCCCGCTCGTCGGCCACCAGCCGGGCCTCGATCACCGGCCGCACCTCGTCCCACAGGTGCCGGTCCAACCGCCCCGGCCCCGCGGCCCACAGCCCGGTCAGCACCAGCACCACCGAGGCTCCCCCACCGGTCAGCCACCTGCTCGTGGACATCGCCGCGCCCCCTCTCCCGGTCGACGGGCCGCGCCCCGGCGCCGCCCCCGCAGGCAAGACTCGCGGCCGGGGCCCATGGTTGCGGCGGCCCCGGCCCGATCACCCGCCGGTAGGGCACACTGGACGTTTGGCCGTGCCGAAGGGAAGTGCGTAGGTGAACGGACCGCTTATCGTCCAGTCCGACAAGACCCTCCTGCTCGAGGTGGACCACGAGCGCGCCGACGACTGCCGTCGCGCCATCGCGCCGTTCGCCGAGCTGGAGCGCGCCCCGGAGCACATCCACACCTACCGGGTCACGCCGCTGGGCCTGTGGAACGCGCGGGCCGCCGGGCACGACGCCGAGCAGGTCGTGGACGCGCTGGTGCAGTACAGCCGCTATCCCGTGCCGCACGCCCTGCTGGTGGACATCGCCGAAACCATGGACCGGTACGGGCGGCTCACCCTCAGCAAGCACCCCGCGCACGGCCTCGTCCTCACCACCACCGACCGGCCGGTGCTGGAGGAGGTGCTCAAGTCCAAGCGGATCGCCCCGCTGGTCGGCGCCCGCCTCGACCCGGACACGGTCGTGGTGCACCCCTCCGAGCGCGGGCAGATCAAGCAGGTGCTGCTGAAGCTCGGCTGGCCGGCCGAGGACCTCGCCGGGTACGTCGACGGCGAGGCCCACCCGATCGACCTGCTGGAGGACGGCTGGACGCTGCGCCCCTACCAGAAGCAGGCCGTGGAGAACTTCTGGCACGGCGGCAGCGGCGTGGTCGTGCTCCCCTGCGGCGCCGGCAAGACGCTGGTCGGCGCCGGGGCGATGGCCCAGGCGAAGTCCACCACGCTGATCCTCGTCACCAACACGGTCTCCGCCCGGCAGTGGAAGCACGAGCTGGTGAAGCGGACCTCGCTCACCGAGGACGAGATCGGCGAGTACAGCGGCACCCGCAAGGAGATCCGCCCGGTCACCATCGCCACCTACCAGGTGCTGACGACCCGGCGGAAGGGCGTCTACCCGCACCTGGAGCTGTTCGACTCCCGGGACTGGGGCCTCATCGTCTACGACGAGGTGCACCTGCTGCCCGCGCCGGTCTTCAAGTTCACCGCCGATCTCCAGGCGCGCCGCCGCCTCGGCCTGACCGCGACCCTGGTGCGCGAGGACGGCCGCGAGTCCGACGTGTTCTCGCTCATCGGCCCGAAGCGGTTCGACGCCCCCTGGAAGGAGATCGAGGCGCAGGGCTACATCGCACCCGCCGACTGCGTCGAGGTCCGCGTCAACCTGACCGACTCCGAGCGGCTGGCGTACGCGACGGCCGAGACGGAGGAGAAGTACCGGTTCTGCGCCACCACCGCGACCAAGCGGAAGGTCACCGAGGCGATCGTCCGCCGGTTCGCCGGGCAGCAGATCCTCGTCATCGGGCAGTACATCGACCAGCTCGACGAGCTGGGCGAGCACCTGAACGCCCCGGTGATCAAGGGCGAGACGTCCAACGCGCAGCGCGAGAAGCTCTTCGACGCGTTCCGTGAGGGTGAGATCAGCGTGCTGGTCGTCTCCAAGGTCGCCAACTTCTCCATCGACCTGCCCGAGGCCACCGTCGCCATCCAGGTGTCCGGCACCTTCGGCTCCCGCCAGGAGGAGGCCCAGCGCCTCGGCCGGGTGCTGCGCCCCAAGGCCGACGGCCACCAGGCCCACTTCTACTCGGTGGTCGCCCGCGACACGATCGACCAGGACTTCGCCGCGCACCGCCAGCGGTTCCTGGCCGAGCAGGGCTACGCCTACCGGATCGTGGACGCCGACGACCTCCTCGCGGAGGGCACCGGCTGAGGAGCCGGTGGCCGGGCGGCCGGTCGTCCCCGTACCGCCGCTGCCGCCAGCAGCGCGAGGGCCAGCAGCGGGTAGGGGGCGGCGAGCGGCTGCTGCCACCAGGGCAGCCGCAGGTCCAGGTCGCCCTCGTGCGGGAGCAGCCACATGGTGCGGGCGGTGAAGACGACGGCCGTGAGCACCGCGAGCCGGACCCGGCCCTCGGCCAGCAGCACCGCCAGCAGCGGCACGCACCACACCCAGTGGTGGGTCCAGCTGATCGGGGAGACCAGCAGGGCCGTGCCGGCGGTCAGGAGGACGGCGTGCCGTTCCTCCCGGGCGCGTGCCGCCAGCCACAGGCCCGCGGTCCCCACGGCCAGCGCGGGCAGCAGCCAGGCGGGGTCCGGTGCCGGGCCGTGCAGCGCCCGGTCGACCAGGCCGCGCAGCGACTGGTTGTCCACGATCCACGCCTTGCCCACCCGCCCGGTCTCGAACAGCCGCCGGGTCCAGAAGTCGGTGCTCGCCGCGGGCAGGACCAGCAGGCCGAGAGCCGCGGTGCCGGCGAATCCGGTGGCCGCCGTGGCCGCCTCGCGGCGGTGGCCGCGCAGCAGCAGGTGGACGGCGAAGACGGCCGGGGTGAGCTTGATCCCGGTGGCGAGGCCGATGGCCAGGCCCCGGGCGCGGGCGCCGGGCGGACGGGTCAGGTCCCACAGGACCAGGCCGGCGATCGCCAGGTTGACCTGGCCGAACAGCACCGTCTGGAAGACCGGTTCGAGCCAGAGCGCGAGGGCGGTGGCGGTGCGGAGCCGGGCCGGGGACGGCCGGCGGCCGGCCAGCCGGGCGGAGAGGGCGACCAGGACGGCGAGCAGGAGCGCGTTGCCCGCCAGGAAGGCGGCCTTGAGGACCGGGACCGGGAGCCGGGAGGCCGGGACGAAGAGGATCGCCGCGAAGGGCGGGTAGGTCGCCGGGAGCCGCCACTCGGTGACGGTGAGGCCGTACAGGTCAGCGCCGTGGGACACGGCGGCACCCTCGGCCCGGTAGACGAGCAGATCGGCCATCGGGGCCCGTTGCAGGACGCACAGGGCGGTGAAGGAGCAGAGGGAGACCGCGAGGAAGACGTAGGACACCACCGTC
Above is a genomic segment from Streptomyces collinus Tu 365 containing:
- a CDS encoding DNA repair helicase XPB, which translates into the protein MNGPLIVQSDKTLLLEVDHERADDCRRAIAPFAELERAPEHIHTYRVTPLGLWNARAAGHDAEQVVDALVQYSRYPVPHALLVDIAETMDRYGRLTLSKHPAHGLVLTTTDRPVLEEVLKSKRIAPLVGARLDPDTVVVHPSERGQIKQVLLKLGWPAEDLAGYVDGEAHPIDLLEDGWTLRPYQKQAVENFWHGGSGVVVLPCGAGKTLVGAGAMAQAKSTTLILVTNTVSARQWKHELVKRTSLTEDEIGEYSGTRKEIRPVTIATYQVLTTRRKGVYPHLELFDSRDWGLIVYDEVHLLPAPVFKFTADLQARRRLGLTATLVREDGRESDVFSLIGPKRFDAPWKEIEAQGYIAPADCVEVRVNLTDSERLAYATAETEEKYRFCATTATKRKVTEAIVRRFAGQQILVIGQYIDQLDELGEHLNAPVIKGETSNAQREKLFDAFREGEISVLVVSKVANFSIDLPEATVAIQVSGTFGSRQEEAQRLGRVLRPKADGHQAHFYSVVARDTIDQDFAAHRQRFLAEQGYAYRIVDADDLLAEGTG
- a CDS encoding glycosyltransferase 87 family protein gives rise to the protein MADLLVYRAEGAAVSHGADLYGLTVTEWRLPATYPPFAAILFVPASRLPVPVLKAAFLAGNALLLAVLVALSARLAGRRPSPARLRTATALALWLEPVFQTVLFGQVNLAIAGLVLWDLTRPPGARARGLAIGLATGIKLTPAVFAVHLLLRGHRREAATAATGFAGTAALGLLVLPAASTDFWTRRLFETGRVGKAWIVDNQSLRGLVDRALHGPAPDPAWLLPALAVGTAGLWLAARAREERHAVLLTAGTALLVSPISWTHHWVWCVPLLAVLLAEGRVRLAVLTAVVFTARTMWLLPHEGDLDLRLPWWQQPLAAPYPLLALALLAAAAVRGRPAARPPAPQPVPSARRSSASTIR